Sequence from the Methanosarcina siciliae T4/M genome:
GGTTGTCGTCCAGGCGGAAATAGTAAGAGAAAAATTCGGGGGGAAGTTGGGAATCGATCAGCAGATCTCCGCTGTCCTCCTCCTGCGAAAGCCGGATAACATGGTCTCCTACAACGCCTGTCCACCAGTCTCCTGACTTTTCCCAGCGGAAGACCTGTCCGCAGTCAAGGGTGTAGTCCAGGTTGAAGATCTCGGGCTTAAGCCTGTACATCCAGCTCCAGCTCCCTTAGAAAAGTTGCGGCGGTTAAAGTATCTCCAAGTCCGACCGTGGTCAGTGGGGATTTTGAAAGCAGGGTGGGGAGAATGCAGAGAACATACCCGTCCCTGAAAGCAAAAGCTCCATGCCTCAAAGCCCTGCCGTTGAAGGCTTTAAGGAAGATCTGCAGCTGCTCCCTTCCGAACAGGCTCTCCTGAAGTTTCAAAGCCTCCTTTTCCACAAATTCCCGCCCCTCAAGCCTGCCCGAAGCTGCATACACTCCCGCACAGCTGAGCCCGAAGCCCATAGCCTCAAGTTTCTTTTCGGCGATCTTTAACAGGGCAGGGGCGTCAATATCGTCCCATTTTCCCGAAATTCCGGAACCACCGGAGTTTCCAGGCTTAAAGGCAGCCAGGACAAACTCCCTCGTATGAATGAAAACTTTTCCGATCTCGTGTCGGGAAGCAAGTTCACAGGCTGCCTTTCCTACGGCTCCGGCTTCCATCCGCAAAATCCCCTCGGCAGGAATGCCGTGCCGGTTGCGGAGCATTGCGAGCTCGTCCTCGTTCATCCCGATACTGTTTGAGATCCCGGAAAACTTAAGGAAAACGGAATTTGCAATCTCTTTGCTTGCAAAATGCCCGAATTCCAGGTGGACCCTGAGCTTTTCGTTCCTTGCTCTCCAGGCCTCAAGCCGGGCAAAAGAATCCTCAAGGACTTTCCTGTAGGTACTGTCATCAGGATAAGTCTCAAGCAGGAGGTGAAAACCGGATATAAGTACGCCGTCAATCTCACAGGCATGCTGAAGGGCATATGTCTCAAACGCAGGGTTAACAAAAAGTTTGAAATTCAGATGATCGCAGGTTGCAATGAAACGGTTTTCCCTCGGAGCCCTGATTTCATTTCCGTAAAGGGAAAAGGTTTCACCTTCGGAAAAATCAAAAACGAAATGTATGGGATCCTGATTGCTGAAAGGGATGCTCAGGTCCTTTCCGAACTCTGCCCCGGACTCTTCATTTGCCTGAAGAGGGGAATCCGGGAAATAAACTGCTTTTTTCGAAAAGAGAGAAAGCTGGGTCCTGGAAGGGACTGCAACATTTGGGATGACTCTTGAAGCCCCGAGTTCGGAAAGCGCATTTGCCATAATCCCGGCATTTCCACCCATCCTCACAAGGGATTTTTCAAAATAGCGGTTCTTCAGAAACTCAA
This genomic interval carries:
- a CDS encoding ADP-dependent glucokinase/phosphofructokinase, with translation MNILCGYNVNIDSVYRISGAEISELLNTFERTEILEKIENPPGKILSESDFAAGLAYCVKNGCGAEWLVFEQSVFEFLKNRYFEKSLVRMGGNAGIMANALSELGASRVIPNVAVPSRTQLSLFSKKAVYFPDSPLQANEESGAEFGKDLSIPFSNQDPIHFVFDFSEGETFSLYGNEIRAPRENRFIATCDHLNFKLFVNPAFETYALQHACEIDGVLISGFHLLLETYPDDSTYRKVLEDSFARLEAWRARNEKLRVHLEFGHFASKEIANSVFLKFSGISNSIGMNEDELAMLRNRHGIPAEGILRMEAGAVGKAACELASRHEIGKVFIHTREFVLAAFKPGNSGGSGISGKWDDIDAPALLKIAEKKLEAMGFGLSCAGVYAASGRLEGREFVEKEALKLQESLFGREQLQIFLKAFNGRALRHGAFAFRDGYVLCILPTLLSKSPLTTVGLGDTLTAATFLRELELDVQA